The following are from one region of the Streptomyces sp. L2 genome:
- a CDS encoding non-ribosomal peptide synthetase, producing the protein MTTRWPTSFAQRRLWLLDQLNNGNGAYNLYAALRLRGELHRAALETALHGIGARHDALRTRFLAVDGEPFQVVDDALTADLRFHDLSALPAGDREARTEEFLRDTSEQGFDLASGPLVRFGLLRRAPDEHIFTVVAHHSVWDGWSAGEFLRELAQRYAAHREGRPVELEPLPLTLGEHAERQRREADDSAHQAGLQRWTERLAGAPGLLTLPTAFPRPATQGFEGAAVDRALDPDLWNRVTRLARQHRATPFMVLLAGFSVLMSRLAATDDVVIGTPSAGRTRPDLRPLIGMFVNTLPLRVDLSEDPAFETVLGRVRRTALDAFRDQDVPLELIVSGAGHDRAAGHDPLFQVMFSLQQSLDLPELPGLSAELVPVPTTTTFTDLWLDVRPADAGSVSATFRYRTELFDAPSIERMADEFDTLLRAAVDAPDTRVTALPLLDERQRALLLGTWSRTAPAHPWDVPVQERIRRQAERTPHATAVTFGDNRLTYAELVRRAEGVARRLRASGDTGPDTVVGICLPRGQSLVVSILAVLATGSAFLPLSPDDPATRRAGMLRDAGATHLLTAAEHLPGQEDPALTTLLIDDDIPGAEPDQPWTAGPEDLAYVICTSGSTGRPKPVAVAHHGLDNRIECMQRTQRLTPRDRVLYKTPHTFDVSVCELLWPLAVGARLVIAAPGGHRDPAYLVDVIERESVTSVHFVPPMLDVFLDRPDLHRCVSLRRVLCSGQALTPAVRDRCAERLPTARLVNMYGPTEASIEVTEWDCGTAAEGTDETCVPIGRPLPGVEAYVLDRHLNPCPIGVPGELYLGGVALARGYLGRPDLTADRFVPHPYADTPGARLYRTGDLVAWRADAALDYLGRTDQQLKIRGFRIEPGEIENLARAHPAVAAAAVHATGVDGAEPQLALYLVPAGDPMNAEDLTEDIRGLLRDRLPDYMVPRHIMMLPELPVTTSGKVDRAALPTPAPATGPVGRTAPADDTERLLADIWADVLGLAEVGVTDDFFELGGDSLQCARIAQRVCDAGMPIGIGDVFRHPSVRELAGRLRSEARR; encoded by the coding sequence GTGACCACGCGATGGCCCACGTCGTTCGCCCAGCGCAGGCTGTGGCTGCTCGACCAGCTCAACAACGGCAACGGGGCCTACAACCTCTACGCCGCCCTGCGGCTGCGCGGGGAGCTGCACCGGGCCGCCCTCGAGACAGCACTGCACGGCATCGGAGCACGCCACGACGCCCTGCGCACGAGGTTCCTCGCCGTGGACGGTGAGCCCTTCCAAGTGGTCGACGACGCGCTCACCGCCGACCTCCGGTTCCACGACCTGTCCGCCCTCCCCGCCGGTGACCGTGAGGCGCGCACCGAGGAGTTCCTCCGCGACACGAGCGAGCAGGGCTTCGACCTGGCGAGCGGCCCGCTCGTCCGCTTCGGCCTGCTCCGCCGCGCCCCTGACGAGCACATCTTCACCGTCGTGGCGCACCACAGCGTGTGGGACGGCTGGTCGGCAGGGGAGTTCCTGCGGGAACTCGCACAGCGGTACGCCGCACATCGTGAGGGCCGGCCGGTCGAGCTGGAGCCGCTGCCGCTGACGCTCGGCGAGCACGCCGAACGCCAGCGGCGGGAGGCGGACGACTCGGCGCACCAGGCGGGCCTTCAGCGGTGGACCGAGCGGCTGGCCGGTGCGCCCGGCCTGCTCACCCTGCCGACCGCCTTCCCCCGGCCGGCGACGCAGGGGTTCGAGGGAGCCGCGGTCGACCGGGCGCTGGATCCTGACCTGTGGAACCGGGTCACGCGGCTCGCCAGGCAGCACCGGGCGACGCCCTTCATGGTGCTCCTGGCCGGATTCTCCGTGCTGATGTCCAGGCTGGCGGCAACGGACGACGTGGTGATCGGAACCCCCAGCGCCGGACGCACGCGCCCCGACCTCAGGCCTTTGATCGGCATGTTCGTCAACACGCTTCCGCTGCGCGTGGACCTGTCGGAGGACCCGGCGTTCGAGACCGTACTGGGCAGGGTGCGCCGTACCGCCCTGGACGCCTTCCGCGACCAGGACGTTCCGCTGGAGCTGATCGTGTCCGGAGCCGGGCACGACCGCGCGGCCGGACACGACCCGCTGTTCCAGGTGATGTTCTCACTCCAGCAGTCGCTCGACCTGCCCGAACTGCCCGGGCTGTCCGCCGAGCTGGTCCCGGTGCCCACGACGACGACGTTCACCGATCTGTGGCTCGACGTGCGCCCCGCCGACGCGGGCAGCGTCAGTGCGACGTTCCGCTATCGCACCGAGCTGTTCGACGCCCCGAGCATCGAACGCATGGCCGATGAGTTCGATACGCTGCTGCGGGCCGCCGTCGACGCACCGGACACGCGCGTCACGGCACTGCCGCTCCTGGACGAACGGCAGCGAGCCCTCCTGCTCGGCACATGGTCGCGCACCGCACCGGCACACCCGTGGGACGTCCCCGTCCAGGAGCGCATCCGCAGGCAGGCCGAGCGAACCCCGCACGCCACCGCTGTCACGTTCGGCGACAACCGTCTGACGTACGCCGAACTCGTCCGGCGCGCCGAAGGCGTGGCCCGGCGGTTGCGCGCGAGCGGTGACACCGGCCCCGACACGGTCGTCGGGATCTGCCTGCCTCGTGGCCAGTCCCTCGTAGTGTCCATCCTCGCCGTACTCGCCACCGGCTCAGCCTTCCTTCCGCTGTCACCGGACGATCCGGCCACGCGCCGCGCCGGCATGCTGCGCGACGCCGGTGCCACCCACCTCCTCACCGCCGCCGAACACCTGCCCGGCCAGGAGGACCCGGCACTGACCACCCTCCTGATCGACGACGACATTCCCGGCGCCGAACCCGATCAGCCGTGGACGGCAGGTCCCGAAGACCTGGCCTACGTCATCTGCACGTCGGGCTCGACCGGCCGGCCCAAGCCCGTCGCCGTCGCCCACCACGGTCTCGACAACCGGATCGAGTGCATGCAGCGCACGCAGCGGCTGACCCCGCGGGACCGGGTCCTGTACAAGACCCCGCACACGTTCGACGTCTCGGTGTGCGAACTCCTGTGGCCGCTCGCGGTCGGAGCCCGCCTCGTCATCGCCGCGCCGGGCGGTCACCGCGACCCGGCCTACCTGGTCGACGTCATCGAGCGGGAGTCGGTCACCTCGGTGCACTTCGTACCCCCCATGCTCGACGTCTTCCTCGACCGTCCCGATCTGCACCGCTGCGTCTCGCTCCGGCGTGTCCTGTGCAGCGGGCAGGCACTCACTCCGGCGGTGCGCGACCGGTGTGCCGAACGCCTGCCGACCGCGCGCCTGGTCAACATGTACGGCCCGACGGAGGCCTCCATCGAGGTCACCGAGTGGGACTGCGGTACCGCGGCGGAGGGAACGGACGAGACCTGCGTGCCGATCGGCCGGCCGCTGCCCGGCGTGGAGGCCTACGTCCTGGACCGGCACCTCAACCCCTGCCCCATCGGTGTCCCCGGCGAGCTCTACCTCGGTGGTGTCGCCCTGGCCAGGGGCTACCTGGGCCGGCCGGACCTGACAGCGGATCGATTCGTCCCGCACCCGTACGCCGACACTCCTGGGGCACGCCTGTATCGCACGGGTGACCTGGTCGCCTGGCGCGCGGACGCGGCCCTGGACTACCTGGGCCGCACCGACCAGCAGCTCAAGATCCGCGGATTCCGGATCGAGCCGGGCGAGATCGAGAACCTGGCCCGGGCCCATCCGGCCGTCGCCGCGGCAGCGGTGCACGCGACCGGCGTGGACGGGGCCGAACCCCAGCTGGCGCTGTATCTCGTGCCGGCCGGTGACCCCATGAACGCGGAAGACCTGACGGAGGACATCCGGGGCCTGCTGCGCGACAGGCTGCCTGACTACATGGTGCCGCGGCACATCATGATGCTGCCGGAACTGCCGGTGACCACGAGCGGCAAGGTGGACCGGGCGGCCCTGCCGACGCCGGCGCCCGCCACCGGCCCCGTCGGCCGGACCGCACCGGCCGACGACACCGAGCGGCTCCTCGCGGACATCTGGGCAGATGTGCTCGGCCTCGCGGAGGTCGGCGTCACCGACGACTTCTTCGAACTCGGCGGCGACTCCCTGCAATGCGCCCGGATCGCCCAGCGCGTCTGCGACGCGGGCATGCCGATCGGCATCGGCGACGTGTTCCGCCATCCGAGTGTGCGTGAGCTGGCCGGGCGACTGCGAAGCGAGGCCCGGCGATGA
- a CDS encoding alpha/beta fold hydrolase, with protein MTATAAPAGRWLLRFPPRATPTARLVCVPGAGCTAAMFHPWTSLLPDDVAVSVVQLPGRGARLRETPVERMAPLADAVAAALRQEPGPPTVLFGHSLGALIAFEVARRLAADPGDSNLIALGVAAHKAPQLGTAGIEPEEATPERLLAFIESIGGTPDSALRDPEIQRMLLPVLRADLQLDHTYRYVPGPRLPLPLHVYGGRTDPLVSEADIEAWCEQAAGDTFRLRWFPGDHFFLTGTDAAALVADLAGLLRAPH; from the coding sequence ATGACCGCTACCGCCGCACCGGCCGGCCGGTGGCTGCTGCGCTTCCCGCCCCGGGCCACACCCACGGCCCGCCTGGTGTGCGTGCCCGGGGCAGGATGCACCGCCGCGATGTTCCATCCGTGGACCTCGCTGCTCCCGGACGACGTGGCCGTCTCGGTCGTGCAGTTGCCCGGCCGTGGGGCACGGTTGAGGGAGACACCGGTCGAGCGGATGGCACCGCTGGCCGACGCCGTCGCCGCGGCCCTGCGCCAGGAGCCCGGTCCGCCGACCGTCCTGTTCGGGCACAGCCTCGGCGCGCTGATCGCCTTCGAGGTGGCCCGGCGCCTGGCGGCCGATCCCGGAGACAGCAACCTGATCGCTCTCGGCGTGGCCGCGCACAAGGCGCCGCAGCTGGGAACGGCGGGCATCGAGCCCGAGGAAGCCACGCCGGAGCGGCTGCTGGCGTTCATCGAGTCGATCGGCGGGACTCCCGACTCCGCACTGCGAGATCCGGAAATCCAGCGCATGCTCCTGCCCGTCCTGCGCGCGGACTTGCAACTGGACCACACCTACCGCTACGTCCCGGGCCCGAGGCTCCCGCTGCCCCTGCACGTGTACGGCGGCCGCACCGACCCGCTGGTGTCCGAAGCGGACATCGAGGCGTGGTGCGAACAGGCCGCCGGGGACACGTTCCGGCTGCGCTGGTTTCCGGGCGACCACTTCTTCCTGACCGGCACCGACGCGGCCGCCCTCGTGGCCGATCTGGCCGGCCTGCTCCGGGCTCCGCACTAA
- a CDS encoding MbtH family protein, which yields MFDDDERRFAVVRNDRAQHSIWPADRTAPAGWLETGFTGSRSDCLTHIAQVWTDLRPAPKERA from the coding sequence ATGTTCGACGACGACGAGCGTCGCTTCGCCGTGGTGCGCAACGACCGCGCCCAGCACTCGATCTGGCCGGCCGACCGCACGGCCCCGGCCGGCTGGCTGGAGACCGGCTTCACCGGCTCACGCTCCGACTGCCTCACCCATATCGCCCAGGTCTGGACCGACCTGCGTCCCGCACCGAAGGAGCGCGCCTGA
- a CDS encoding amino acid adenylation domain-containing protein — protein MGMATLTQHHGEPSAPRPDMCLHDLFTAQAARDPQAPALIDVEGAGRVVSYRELAMMSDRLATAIRARMPERGGRVGLYLRRGPHVVAAILAVFKAGCSYVPLDPGYPADRVRFMAEDSGLGLVLTEPGADTGAIAPGVAALEVTDALLEEGPATAPGPQSQPPVPVTPEDAAYVIYTSGSSGRPKGVEVPHRAVTALLAACDEVFDLTSDDVWTMFHSHCFDFSVWEIWGALSHGAALIVVPADVARSPEATLRLIADQGVTVLNQVPSVFRYLSRAALADPEAAPELRYVIFGGETLDLQAVRDWRAVNGRTTAFVNMYGVTEATVFSTFHHLTEDDLTREHGTPDPSRTIGRPLPGTTALLVTEDGRRAAPGETGELCLAGDQLAIGYLGQPELTARRYPDMDDQDGLTRRYYRSGDLAIRHPDGTLEFAGRADDQVKINGYRIEAGEVETVLRATEGVGELVVVPADSRIGERILVACYTAAQGIQPAEVTRRLAARARTRLPSFMVPARFVHLPTLPLNASGKTDRRAVAEQLSGA, from the coding sequence ATGGGAATGGCCACCCTCACCCAGCATCACGGCGAGCCCTCCGCGCCGCGGCCCGATATGTGCCTGCACGACCTGTTCACCGCCCAGGCCGCCCGTGACCCTCAGGCACCGGCCCTCATCGACGTCGAGGGCGCCGGCCGGGTCGTGTCCTATCGGGAACTGGCCATGATGTCGGACCGGCTGGCGACGGCGATCCGCGCACGCATGCCCGAGAGGGGCGGCCGCGTGGGCCTGTACCTGCGACGCGGGCCCCACGTCGTGGCAGCGATCCTCGCCGTCTTCAAGGCGGGCTGCTCCTACGTACCACTGGACCCGGGATATCCCGCGGACCGCGTGCGGTTCATGGCCGAGGACAGCGGGCTCGGCCTGGTGCTGACGGAGCCCGGTGCCGACACCGGCGCCATCGCGCCCGGGGTGGCGGCACTCGAAGTGACCGACGCCCTCCTCGAAGAGGGCCCGGCAACCGCGCCCGGCCCGCAGTCGCAGCCTCCCGTGCCAGTCACACCTGAGGATGCCGCATACGTCATCTACACCTCCGGCTCCAGCGGCCGCCCCAAGGGCGTCGAAGTGCCGCACCGCGCGGTGACCGCACTGCTCGCGGCCTGCGACGAGGTCTTCGACCTGACGTCCGACGACGTCTGGACGATGTTCCATTCGCATTGCTTCGACTTCTCGGTCTGGGAGATCTGGGGCGCGCTCAGTCATGGCGCCGCGCTGATCGTCGTGCCGGCGGACGTGGCCCGGTCGCCGGAAGCCACCCTCAGGCTGATCGCCGACCAGGGCGTGACGGTACTCAACCAAGTGCCCTCCGTCTTCCGCTACTTGTCCCGGGCGGCCCTCGCGGACCCCGAAGCGGCCCCGGAACTCCGCTACGTGATCTTCGGCGGCGAGACGCTGGACCTCCAGGCGGTACGTGACTGGCGAGCCGTGAACGGACGGACCACAGCCTTCGTCAACATGTACGGCGTCACCGAGGCCACGGTGTTCTCGACGTTCCACCACCTGACGGAGGACGACCTCACCCGCGAACACGGCACGCCGGACCCCTCCCGGACGATCGGCCGTCCGCTCCCCGGCACCACGGCCCTCCTCGTGACGGAGGACGGCAGGCGCGCCGCACCCGGTGAGACCGGCGAGCTGTGCCTCGCGGGCGACCAACTGGCGATCGGGTATCTCGGACAGCCCGAACTGACCGCACGGCGCTACCCGGACATGGACGACCAGGACGGCCTGACACGCCGCTACTACCGCAGCGGCGACCTGGCGATACGCCATCCCGACGGCACCCTGGAATTCGCCGGCCGAGCCGACGACCAAGTCAAGATCAACGGCTACCGGATCGAGGCGGGCGAGGTCGAGACTGTGCTCCGGGCGACCGAGGGCGTCGGCGAACTCGTGGTCGTACCGGCTGACAGCCGCATCGGCGAGCGCATCCTCGTGGCCTGCTATACGGCGGCCCAGGGCATCCAGCCGGCGGAAGTCACCAGGCGCCTCGCCGCCCGGGCCAGGACGCGGCTGCCCTCGTTCATGGTGCCCGCGCGCTTCGTCCACCTGCCGACGCTCCCGCTGAACGCCTCCGGGAAGACCGACCGGCGCGCGGTCGCCGAGCAACTGAGCGGAGCGTGA
- a CDS encoding condensation domain-containing protein — protein sequence MAETPLNEPTPDSVPLTVNQEAMWVGWQVAPTAPTHVLPFAFRVTGELATARLRQTVAALGTRHPTLRGRVVASTAGARLTWRDAPPIPVTERAVTGRVEQAVLDTAHSVPFDLDHGPLARVEVLRGPDYTVLLIAVHHIVFDGTSVVPFLLDLRRAYAGEELDAADSLTPLRTMARRGRELSDGPEGADHRAFWQGLLAEPIGHQTLPCRQTAPDEFRLWKFGIDPETEARVRDLARETGTSYFTVMFAAFFLMLRHHMGHDDPVVAAPHHGRTDPALKDRVGYFVNVLPFRPRPKGSHTYRAYLGHFRDHARQVLAHHALPLPALLRAASLTGPEAHKRTHETVFQYWNPTIDDRLDVRDIELPGPDGTCRLELIDVLDVADYALTVMLREDTTGSSMVWKDPNNRFGDEMLRRLSEDYLTVLRDMVERPDGTVADGTACLSPSLALSEPPSAHTEIPMPSEATPEAEPDVDPEILSAVADVWRDVLGLPSVAAADSFFELGGHSLLAATLIDRIARRLNADLALADLFGHPRLGDLAAIVQRRLSERGEKTAAPAHRTGPVPASPFQEGIWLAQRMDPDHARYHIPLSWAVDGPVDIPALRAALTRLVARHELLRTAFVEQDGRPHLVVMPPWTPDLDEIDVQDADDTESDRAVAAWGEAAAHTFSLTRGRLLRAALHKGRGGRTTLSLCVHHLVLDGGSVPVLLRELRKCYRAVTGTASALPALRRQYGDLIARWAEHRTEGLEFWRRRLDGAPSTLKLRAPQQPEPHGQFTLPLPADLTTRLAPVRAEHQVSDFMITACAVAGALHRQTGLQDVTLGFPVAITRPPAFRDLIGPSMNTVLLRTHCTPLTTVAELLRQVRDETVAAMTHQDVPFENVVRQMRPPRLPGRTPYLDVLVNSVDQSGWSLDLGEARLTPLTIGGRIDADSKVPVTVTTTVSADGTLRASLAYRGDQVERAAAAGLAMQVTSLLSDQFSADPKGSSRVLREPRIEVTA from the coding sequence ATGGCTGAAACACCGCTGAACGAGCCGACGCCGGACAGCGTTCCGCTGACGGTCAACCAGGAGGCCATGTGGGTCGGCTGGCAGGTCGCCCCGACCGCGCCGACGCATGTCCTGCCGTTCGCGTTCAGGGTGACCGGGGAACTGGCCACAGCGCGCCTGCGGCAGACCGTCGCCGCGCTCGGCACCCGGCATCCGACGCTCCGTGGCCGCGTGGTCGCCAGTACCGCGGGCGCCCGGCTGACCTGGCGTGACGCGCCACCGATTCCGGTCACCGAGCGTGCCGTGACCGGTCGTGTGGAGCAGGCCGTGCTCGACACCGCCCATAGCGTGCCGTTCGACCTGGACCACGGGCCGCTCGCCCGCGTCGAGGTACTGCGCGGCCCGGACTACACGGTGCTCCTGATCGCCGTGCACCACATCGTCTTCGACGGCACCTCCGTAGTGCCCTTCCTGCTCGACCTGCGACGAGCCTACGCGGGCGAGGAACTCGACGCCGCGGACAGTCTGACGCCTCTGCGGACCATGGCACGCCGGGGCCGCGAACTGTCCGACGGACCTGAGGGTGCCGACCACCGCGCCTTCTGGCAGGGCCTGCTCGCGGAACCGATCGGCCACCAGACCTTGCCGTGCCGCCAGACGGCCCCCGATGAATTCCGGTTATGGAAATTCGGCATCGACCCGGAGACGGAGGCACGCGTCCGCGACTTGGCTCGCGAGACCGGGACGTCGTACTTCACCGTGATGTTCGCCGCGTTCTTCCTGATGCTGCGTCACCACATGGGCCACGACGATCCCGTCGTCGCCGCGCCGCACCACGGACGCACGGACCCGGCGCTGAAAGACCGCGTCGGATACTTCGTGAACGTGCTGCCGTTCAGGCCACGGCCGAAGGGATCGCATACCTACCGCGCGTACCTGGGTCACTTCCGCGACCATGCACGTCAGGTGCTGGCGCACCATGCGCTTCCGCTGCCAGCGCTGCTCCGCGCCGCGTCGCTGACGGGTCCCGAAGCACACAAGCGCACCCACGAGACGGTGTTCCAGTACTGGAACCCGACCATCGACGACCGCCTTGACGTGCGTGACATCGAACTCCCCGGTCCGGACGGCACCTGCCGGCTGGAGCTGATCGACGTACTCGACGTCGCCGACTACGCGCTGACCGTCATGCTGCGCGAGGACACCACCGGCAGCTCGATGGTCTGGAAGGACCCGAACAACCGCTTCGGCGACGAGATGCTGCGACGTCTGTCCGAGGACTACCTCACCGTGCTGCGCGACATGGTCGAGCGCCCCGACGGCACCGTGGCGGACGGCACCGCCTGCCTGTCCCCGTCCTTGGCGCTCAGCGAGCCGCCGTCGGCACACACGGAGATCCCGATGCCGTCCGAGGCGACGCCAGAAGCCGAACCCGACGTGGACCCGGAAATCCTCAGCGCCGTCGCGGACGTGTGGCGGGACGTGCTGGGCCTGCCGTCCGTGGCCGCGGCCGACTCCTTCTTCGAACTGGGCGGCCACTCCCTGCTGGCCGCGACGCTCATCGACCGGATCGCGCGCCGGCTGAACGCCGATCTCGCACTGGCCGACCTGTTCGGCCACCCGCGACTGGGCGACCTCGCGGCCATCGTCCAGCGTCGCCTGTCCGAGCGCGGCGAGAAGACCGCCGCGCCCGCACACCGCACCGGCCCGGTCCCCGCGTCTCCGTTCCAAGAGGGCATCTGGCTGGCCCAGCGTATGGATCCGGACCACGCCCGCTATCACATCCCCCTGTCCTGGGCGGTGGACGGCCCCGTGGACATTCCGGCGCTCCGTGCCGCGCTCACCCGCCTCGTCGCCCGGCACGAGCTGCTGCGCACCGCCTTCGTCGAGCAGGACGGCAGACCCCACCTCGTGGTGATGCCGCCGTGGACGCCCGACCTGGACGAGATCGACGTCCAGGACGCCGACGACACCGAATCCGACCGCGCCGTCGCCGCGTGGGGCGAGGCCGCCGCCCACACCTTCTCGCTCACCCGCGGCCGATTGCTGCGGGCCGCCCTCCACAAGGGCCGGGGCGGCAGGACAACACTCTCCCTCTGCGTCCACCACCTCGTGCTCGACGGCGGCTCCGTCCCCGTGCTTCTGCGCGAGCTGCGCAAGTGCTACCGGGCGGTGACCGGCACCGCGTCCGCCCTGCCCGCTCTGCGGCGCCAATACGGTGACCTGATCGCCCGCTGGGCGGAGCACCGGACAGAAGGCCTGGAATTCTGGCGCCGGCGCCTCGACGGGGCACCCAGCACGCTGAAGCTCCGCGCGCCCCAACAGCCCGAGCCACACGGCCAGTTCACCCTGCCCCTGCCGGCCGACCTGACGACGCGCCTGGCACCGGTCCGCGCGGAGCACCAGGTCTCCGATTTCATGATCACCGCCTGCGCGGTCGCGGGAGCCCTGCACCGGCAGACCGGCCTCCAGGACGTGACCCTCGGCTTCCCCGTCGCGATCACCCGCCCGCCGGCCTTCCGCGACCTGATCGGCCCGAGCATGAACACCGTCCTGCTCCGGACCCACTGCACCCCGCTGACCACGGTCGCGGAACTGCTGCGGCAGGTGCGGGACGAGACCGTCGCGGCGATGACGCACCAGGACGTGCCGTTCGAGAACGTCGTGCGCCAGATGCGGCCACCCCGCCTGCCGGGCCGGACGCCCTATCTGGACGTCCTCGTCAACAGCGTCGACCAGTCCGGCTGGTCACTGGACCTGGGCGAGGCGCGGCTGACGCCGCTCACGATCGGCGGCCGTATCGACGCCGACAGCAAGGTGCCCGTGACGGTCACAACCACCGTCAGCGCCGACGGGACCCTGCGCGCGAGCCTGGCCTACCGAGGAGACCAGGTCGAGCGAGCGGCGGCCGCCGGCCTGGCCATGCAGGTGACCTCGCTGCTGTCCGACCAATTCTCCGCCGACCCCAAAGGGTCGTCACGTGTCCTGCGTGAACCCCGGATCGAGGTGACCGCGTGA
- a CDS encoding TIGR03621 family F420-dependent LLM class oxidoreductase, whose protein sequence is MATSPRPFRFGVSLTAASTRQAWLDKCRRAEALGYDLIAVPDHLGVLAPFPALVAAAAVTERPRLATYVLNAAFHNPVLLARDALTTQLVTGGRLELGIGAGYAKDEFEAAGIPWTGAGARVRRLSETVTELRRILDDPRLIGWSRAIEPPPLIIGGHGDKMLRLAAAHADVVAFAGATGGTANLAGADIMAERVAFFEAAAGDRAASMERNIMAHVVIVAPDRDRAIDMLRRRAPHLDGMPGFEELPTVLLGPAEDIAATLLARRERYGISSICVHEPAMAGFASVIKLLAGQ, encoded by the coding sequence ATGGCCACCAGCCCTCGTCCGTTCCGCTTCGGCGTCAGCCTCACCGCCGCCTCCACACGCCAGGCCTGGCTGGACAAGTGCCGGCGAGCCGAGGCACTGGGATACGACCTGATCGCCGTGCCCGATCACCTCGGTGTGCTGGCCCCGTTCCCGGCGCTGGTCGCGGCCGCGGCCGTCACCGAGCGGCCGCGCCTGGCCACGTACGTCCTCAATGCCGCGTTCCACAATCCGGTGCTCCTCGCACGCGACGCGCTCACGACGCAGTTGGTCACCGGTGGCCGACTGGAACTGGGCATCGGCGCCGGATACGCGAAGGACGAGTTCGAGGCGGCCGGCATCCCGTGGACCGGTGCGGGAGCACGCGTGCGCCGGCTGAGCGAGACCGTGACCGAACTTCGCCGGATCCTCGACGATCCGCGCCTCATCGGCTGGTCACGGGCGATCGAACCGCCCCCGTTGATCATCGGCGGACACGGTGACAAGATGCTGCGGCTGGCCGCCGCCCACGCTGACGTCGTCGCATTCGCGGGAGCCACCGGAGGCACCGCCAATCTTGCCGGCGCGGACATCATGGCCGAGCGGGTCGCCTTCTTCGAGGCGGCCGCGGGAGACCGGGCGGCGTCCATGGAACGCAACATCATGGCCCACGTCGTCATCGTGGCGCCGGACCGGGACCGGGCGATCGACATGCTGCGCCGACGCGCCCCGCACCTCGACGGGATGCCGGGCTTCGAGGAACTCCCCACGGTGCTCCTCGGACCCGCGGAGGATATCGCGGCTACGCTCCTCGCCCGCCGCGAGCGATACGGCATCTCCTCGATCTGCGTGCACGAACCGGCGATGGCCGGCTTCGCATCCGTGATCAAGCTCCTCGCAGGACAGTGA